A stretch of the Poseidonibacter antarcticus genome encodes the following:
- the lhgO gene encoding L-2-hydroxyglutarate oxidase, which translates to MYDYLIIGAGIIGLNIAKNLKERFPDSKIIVLEKEKEVAMHSSGRNSGVLHAGFYYSADSLKAKFTKDGNKALKEFCKQRNLTVNSCKKVVVAIDDKEVEGLEELKRRGDANGVELHWLNEKDLEELYPNIKTYKKALLCPSTATVNPKEVTKEFAKAIEELGVELILDCKYLGSKGNVIHTNQGDYNSVKVINCGGLYADNIARDFGFSKDYVIIPFKGIYLKDKNNISNLTTNVYPVPNLDNPFLGVHYTLTVDNESKIGPTAIPAFWRENYNGFDNFSLKEFLQISYYELKLFISNAFGFRSLAYSEVKKYNLNYLKSLAKKLTKNMDHKGYDSWSTPGIRAQLLNKETLELVQDFVVESDDNSIHILNAVSPAFTCSIPFASWVIEEHILKSTSKNI; encoded by the coding sequence ATGTATGATTATTTAATTATTGGTGCTGGAATTATTGGCCTAAATATTGCAAAAAATCTAAAAGAAAGATTCCCTGATAGTAAAATAATTGTATTAGAGAAAGAAAAAGAAGTTGCAATGCATAGTAGTGGTAGAAATTCTGGTGTCTTACATGCAGGATTCTATTATAGTGCAGATTCATTAAAAGCAAAATTTACTAAAGATGGAAATAAGGCACTAAAAGAGTTTTGTAAACAGAGAAATCTTACTGTAAATTCTTGTAAAAAAGTTGTTGTAGCAATTGATGATAAAGAAGTTGAAGGTTTAGAAGAATTAAAAAGAAGAGGTGATGCAAATGGTGTAGAACTTCATTGGCTTAATGAAAAAGATTTGGAAGAATTATATCCAAATATTAAAACTTATAAAAAAGCACTTTTATGTCCTTCAACTGCAACTGTTAATCCAAAAGAAGTTACAAAAGAATTTGCTAAAGCTATTGAAGAATTAGGAGTTGAGTTAATTTTAGATTGTAAGTATTTAGGATCTAAAGGAAATGTAATTCATACTAATCAAGGTGATTATAATTCTGTAAAAGTTATAAATTGTGGAGGTTTATATGCTGATAATATTGCTAGAGATTTTGGTTTTTCAAAAGATTATGTGATAATTCCTTTTAAAGGTATATATCTTAAAGATAAGAATAATATTTCAAATCTTACAACAAATGTATATCCAGTTCCAAACTTAGATAATCCTTTTTTAGGTGTTCATTACACATTAACTGTTGATAATGAAAGTAAAATAGGTCCTACTGCAATTCCTGCATTTTGGAGAGAAAACTATAATGGATTTGATAATTTTTCTTTAAAAGAATTTTTGCAAATATCATATTATGAGTTAAAACTATTTATAAGTAATGCTTTTGGATTTAGAAGCTTAGCATATAGTGAAGTTAAAAAATATAATTTAAATTATCTAAAAAGTTTAGCTAAAAAGTTAACAAAAAATATGGATCATAAGGGATATGATTCTTGGAGTACACCTGGTATTAGAGCGCAACTATTAAATAAAGAAACTTTAGAATTAGTTCAAGATTTTGTTGTTGAATCTGATGATAATTCAATACATATATTAAACGCTGTTAGTCCAGCTTTTACTTGCTCAATACCCTTTGCTTCTTGGGTTATTGAAGAACATATATTGAAAAGTACTAGTAAAAATATTTAA
- a CDS encoding lactate utilization protein — translation MNEFLETLKTCGYDPHFVENKKEALTLAKTFIKPNISVGLGGSTSVDQIGLLDYLVNKEDITLFNQYEKGIPMSENLDRRRKGMLTDVFVCGTNALTKDGKLVNADGSGNRVAALIFGPKKVVVIVGINKIVENVEEGFKRLMEVSAVKNIDRMNSKAIEMGKTPRHNLDNIANKFTYIKADEKDRITIIIVNEELGY, via the coding sequence ATGAATGAATTTTTAGAAACTTTAAAGACTTGTGGATACGATCCTCATTTTGTTGAAAATAAAAAAGAAGCATTAACTTTAGCAAAAACTTTTATCAAACCAAATATAAGTGTTGGTTTAGGTGGTTCAACAAGTGTAGATCAAATTGGATTATTAGATTATTTAGTAAATAAAGAAGATATAACTTTATTTAATCAATATGAAAAAGGTATTCCAATGAGTGAAAACCTTGATAGAAGAAGAAAGGGTATGCTAACAGATGTTTTTGTTTGTGGAACTAATGCACTTACAAAAGATGGAAAACTAGTGAATGCTGATGGTAGTGGGAACAGAGTTGCAGCTTTGATTTTTGGTCCTAAAAAAGTTGTAGTAATAGTAGGTATTAATAAAATAGTTGAAAATGTAGAAGAGGGTTTTAAAAGATTAATGGAAGTTAGTGCTGTAAAAAATATTGATAGAATGAATTCAAAAGCTATTGAAATGGGTAAAACACCAAGACATAACTTAGATAACATTGCTAATAAATTTACTTATATAAAAGCAGATGAAAAAGATAGAATAACAATTATCATTGTAAATGAAGAATTAGGATATTAG
- a CDS encoding TRAP transporter permease, protein MIKIKYFKEITFVYAILISLFHFGVNIWGGISDLWFNSAHFALLASLGFLTYEATKNENEVSIINLFLAVLSLFTFAYMVLFEESLYAVANGQMRTSDLIVAGMTIVLAVEMVRKSTGYIIPFIILSCIAYLLFLGQHIDGIFAFAGMTPERFLYRMFYTSEGLFGPIATISSTYVFMFILFAAFLLKSGAGDFIVDVSSAVAGKYTGGTGHVAVFSSALMGTISGSAVANTVSTGSITIPMMKKAGFKGTFAAAVEAAASTGGQIMPPIMGAGAFIMAQMTHIPFVTIVTVSILPAILYFASIAFYINIHAKEHNIKGENSDVKILPILREGFHFIIPLSTLVGLLVYGFTPTYAAGIAIFAIIFSSYLTKNKRMGIKEIFGALALGSQNMVVTGVLLIAVGVIVGVINISGIGITFSQLIMEWSGNSLLIAIILIAVASLVLGMGLPVTASYVVLSVLSAPALVGLMLSPEMAALVNAGIEMPEVAMYLLSAHLIIFWLSQDSNLTPPVCLAAFAAAAIAKTPPMKTGLVAWKVGKGMYIIPLLFAFTPLINGTWFERFEVFTFAMMGIASFSIVMEGYWDQKLNVIERIVFFIAAILLLCPDNVFNMESYFGIIQNTHIIGFIIFAVSMGLHKMLSREAKIYIVN, encoded by the coding sequence ATGATTAAAATAAAATATTTTAAAGAAATCACTTTTGTCTACGCAATACTTATATCACTATTTCATTTTGGTGTAAATATTTGGGGTGGAATTAGTGATTTATGGTTTAACTCAGCACATTTTGCTTTATTAGCATCTCTTGGTTTTTTAACTTATGAAGCAACAAAAAATGAAAATGAAGTAAGTATAATTAATTTGTTCTTAGCAGTGTTATCGTTATTTACATTTGCTTATATGGTACTTTTTGAAGAAAGTTTATATGCAGTAGCAAATGGACAAATGAGAACTAGTGATTTAATAGTTGCTGGAATGACAATTGTTTTAGCAGTGGAAATGGTTAGAAAGTCAACTGGATATATTATTCCTTTTATAATATTGTCTTGTATTGCATATTTACTATTTTTAGGTCAACATATAGATGGTATTTTTGCTTTTGCTGGAATGACTCCTGAGCGATTCCTTTATAGAATGTTCTATACAAGTGAAGGATTATTTGGTCCAATTGCTACTATTTCATCAACATATGTATTTATGTTTATTTTATTTGCAGCATTCCTTTTAAAATCAGGAGCAGGAGACTTTATAGTTGATGTTTCAAGTGCAGTTGCAGGAAAATATACAGGTGGAACTGGACATGTTGCAGTATTTTCATCTGCTTTAATGGGAACAATTTCTGGTTCAGCTGTTGCAAATACTGTTTCAACTGGCTCAATAACAATTCCAATGATGAAAAAAGCGGGATTTAAAGGTACATTTGCAGCAGCAGTTGAAGCAGCGGCAAGTACAGGTGGACAAATCATGCCTCCAATTATGGGAGCAGGGGCTTTTATTATGGCTCAAATGACACATATTCCATTTGTAACAATTGTAACTGTTTCAATTTTACCTGCAATTTTATATTTTGCTTCAATTGCTTTTTATATAAATATTCATGCAAAAGAACATAATATTAAAGGTGAGAATAGTGATGTTAAGATTCTTCCAATTTTAAGAGAAGGTTTCCATTTTATTATTCCCTTAAGTACACTTGTTGGATTATTAGTTTATGGTTTTACACCTACATATGCAGCAGGTATTGCAATATTTGCCATTATTTTTTCATCGTATTTAACTAAAAATAAAAGAATGGGAATCAAAGAAATCTTCGGAGCTTTGGCATTAGGTTCTCAAAATATGGTAGTAACGGGTGTTTTACTTATTGCTGTTGGTGTTATTGTTGGAGTTATTAATATTTCTGGTATTGGAATCACATTCTCACAACTTATTATGGAATGGTCAGGTAATTCACTTTTAATAGCAATTATTTTAATAGCTGTTGCTTCACTTGTTCTTGGTATGGGATTACCTGTAACTGCATCTTATGTTGTTTTATCTGTACTATCAGCACCTGCGTTAGTAGGTTTAATGTTAAGTCCTGAAATGGCTGCATTGGTTAATGCTGGAATTGAAATGCCTGAAGTTGCAATGTATTTATTATCCGCACACTTAATAATATTTTGGTTATCACAAGATTCAAATCTTACACCACCTGTTTGTTTAGCAGCTTTTGCAGCAGCTGCAATTGCTAAAACTCCTCCAATGAAAACAGGATTAGTTGCATGGAAAGTAGGGAAAGGAATGTATATAATTCCTTTATTATTTGCATTTACTCCATTAATTAATGGAACATGGTTTGAAAGATTTGAAGTATTTACCTTTGCTATGATGGGTATTGCATCGTTCTCAATTGTAATGGAAGGTTACTGGGATCAAAAGTTAAATGTAATTGAAAGAATTGTATTCTTTATTGCAGCGATATTACTTTTATGTCCAGATAATGTATTTAATATGGAAAGCTATTTTGGTATTATTCAGAATACACATATTATAGGGTTTATCATATTTGCTGTATCAATGGGATTACATAAGATGTTATCTCGTGAAGCAAAAATATATATAGTTAATTAA
- a CDS encoding TAXI family TRAP transporter solute-binding subunit, whose product MRKLSILKKLLVTSAITATMITGANAATKETKYVIATASTGGTYYPVGVGIATIASIKLAKTHKTTFSAITSAGSGENVDMLQKGEVNFAILQGLFGSMAWQGKAKYEGNPKKNLRSVSMLWQNVEQFTIKNKFAKTGNIMDLQNLYGERFAIGGRSSGSRVSAETIMSSLSIDFNKMNVQYLGYTPSSTALQDGKVQGMNTPSGPPTSAVTNAFASIGNDEIKVLDFSKKNLADINANYPVWTPFNIKAGTYPGQTKDINTIAQPNLLVVTKDTPEEDVYLLTKTIYENLPFLNSVHKATKAMSLEKAISGLPMPLHPGAIRFYQEKGITIPASLLGK is encoded by the coding sequence ATGAGAAAATTATCGATTTTAAAAAAGCTATTAGTTACATCAGCAATCACAGCTACAATGATTACAGGTGCAAATGCAGCTACAAAAGAAACAAAATATGTAATTGCAACAGCAAGTACAGGTGGAACATATTATCCAGTTGGAGTTGGAATTGCTACAATTGCTTCAATTAAATTAGCAAAAACTCATAAAACTACATTTTCAGCTATTACATCTGCTGGATCTGGTGAAAATGTTGATATGCTTCAAAAAGGTGAAGTTAACTTTGCAATTTTGCAAGGACTTTTTGGTTCTATGGCATGGCAAGGAAAAGCAAAATATGAAGGAAATCCTAAAAAAAACTTAAGATCTGTTTCTATGTTATGGCAAAATGTTGAACAATTTACAATAAAAAATAAATTTGCAAAAACTGGAAATATTATGGATTTACAAAATCTATATGGTGAAAGATTTGCAATTGGTGGAAGATCTTCAGGTTCAAGAGTTTCTGCTGAAACTATTATGAGTTCACTTTCAATTGATTTTAATAAAATGAATGTTCAATACTTAGGATATACTCCAAGTTCAACTGCACTTCAAGATGGAAAAGTTCAAGGAATGAATACTCCATCAGGTCCTCCAACATCTGCAGTTACAAATGCCTTTGCTTCTATTGGAAATGACGAAATTAAAGTATTAGATTTTTCTAAGAAAAATTTAGCTGATATTAATGCTAACTATCCAGTATGGACTCCATTTAATATTAAAGCAGGAACTTATCCTGGTCAAACAAAAGATATTAATACAATTGCACAACCAAACTTACTAGTTGTTACAAAAGATACTCCTGAAGAAGATGTATATTTATTAACTAAAACAATCTATGAAAACCTACCTTTTTTGAATTCTGTTCACAAAGCTACAAAAGCAATGTCTTTAGAAAAAGCTATTTCAGGTCTTCCAATGCCTTTACATCCTGGTGCTATTAGATTCTATCAAGAAAAAGGTATTACTATACCTGCGTCGTTATTAGGAAAATAA
- a CDS encoding response regulator transcription factor, with the protein MDNLITRVLLVEDEEDAREILEFYLDTVFDEVSIACDGEQGLDIYKKAYDDKKAFDLVLTDIRMPNKDGLSMIEDITKINDNQKFIIVSAYKDEEYLFKSINLNVISYFVKPLEVKNMMEMLKKVKTKVLEEKSKNETIDEVLRLNDSYTFNTKTNLLYNNDELINLSKKETLLIQALISDIKKIKSKDFLKEFIWNDPKTSDATMRTVIKRVKDKISDNDFIVSKKGLGYIIK; encoded by the coding sequence ATGGATAATTTAATTACAAGAGTATTATTAGTAGAAGATGAAGAAGATGCAAGGGAGATACTTGAGTTTTATCTTGATACAGTTTTTGATGAGGTATCAATTGCATGTGATGGAGAGCAAGGTCTTGATATATATAAGAAAGCTTATGATGATAAAAAGGCATTTGATTTAGTTCTTACAGATATTAGAATGCCAAATAAAGATGGTCTTAGTATGATTGAAGATATTACAAAAATCAATGATAATCAAAAGTTTATTATCGTGTCTGCATACAAAGATGAAGAGTATCTTTTTAAATCAATTAATTTAAATGTTATCTCATATTTTGTAAAACCTTTAGAAGTTAAAAATATGATGGAAATGTTAAAAAAAGTAAAAACTAAAGTATTAGAGGAAAAATCTAAAAATGAAACTATTGATGAGGTATTAAGATTAAATGATAGTTATACTTTTAATACAAAAACAAATCTTTTGTATAATAATGATGAATTAATTAACTTATCAAAAAAAGAAACTTTGCTAATTCAAGCTTTAATAAGTGATATCAAAAAGATAAAGTCCAAAGATTTTTTAAAAGAATTTATTTGGAATGATCCCAAAACTTCAGATGCCACAATGCGTACAGTAATAAAAAGAGTAAAAGATAAAATTAGTGATAATGACTTTATTGTTTCAAAAAAAGGTCTAGGTTATATAATAAAGTAA
- a CDS encoding PAS domain-containing sensor histidine kinase, with protein sequence MFFKNRKYNLDDIQRLFSQIPIIFIMLLAIILLTITFFILESKENRKIDLLKQKYILNYEFDKKEELNKFKVYINNQVKKSFSKEEIVLKKITYKTIGYIESNSLNNFGLLEDYLRNIEKENSIELVIFKKDNLDILYGDTSISYLQRLIFNKKQQVNKYKNLTLQYIYSQGSNNLQFWNDDVKKTVRLSFFDSVKINDKEYYIGSFSIINSIKEITKKSIIDSIKTQKFNIWFYDLITQDTFNFENNKKIEKSNVLLKDKEDNESYEILEHYFTDYEYNEKFKNYVYLYNKYNFIISVFYDKKIIEYKLKDIIFDIKNDYRNLFSKVFIIILVVSAILILFTYIFSNFIKTIFNEYNDELKTKTLSLEHWKKRFELAIIASNDGLWDINFKTKKIYFSDKWLEMFGYKRNEIHTFANWFNLIHNEDKNKVEQLFDKIFAKVDDTIVCEYRLKTKNDDFKWVLARGKSFYDESGNLDRMLMMSMDIDKNKRMKKELLDIELLVEDGKIVIFKLFNDKNLSIKYISNSIKTFGFNKKDFENKELNFMNLIYKEDINKVKVAIYAALKKDLSNFTFVCRIINAANEIKWISSRVILIKDHSGEVSHFYGYINDITKIKVSQEELKLKVEVEVNKNRQKDRILIQQSKLASMGEMLGNISHQWRQPLNNVSLILHFLRDNYKNEKVSEEKLDKFMRKANKNIEYMSETIDDFRNFYKPSKVKNKFSIKECIDSLLYMVKNQYEIENIKIEFKYEDIEIINYENELKQSLLNILNNAKDAILLRKEKEKFDAIININTILVEDKVKIEISNNGGIINNDIMDKIFEPYFTTKFETQGTGIGLYMTKAIIETNMKGKIEVVNINSGVKFIITLDI encoded by the coding sequence ATGTTCTTTAAAAATAGGAAATATAACTTAGATGATATTCAACGTTTATTTTCTCAAATACCTATAATCTTTATAATGCTACTTGCTATAATTTTATTAACAATTACCTTTTTTATATTAGAGTCAAAAGAAAATAGAAAAATAGATTTATTAAAACAAAAATATATATTAAATTATGAATTTGATAAAAAAGAAGAATTAAATAAATTTAAAGTATATATAAATAATCAAGTAAAAAAGAGTTTTTCTAAGGAAGAAATAGTACTAAAAAAGATTACATATAAAACAATTGGATATATAGAATCAAACTCTTTAAATAATTTTGGTTTATTAGAAGATTATTTGAGAAATATTGAAAAAGAAAATAGTATAGAATTAGTTATTTTTAAAAAAGATAATTTAGATATCTTGTATGGAGATACTTCAATTTCATATTTACAAAGATTAATATTTAATAAAAAACAACAAGTGAATAAATACAAAAACTTAACTTTACAATATATATATTCTCAAGGTAGTAACAATCTTCAATTTTGGAATGATGATGTAAAGAAAACAGTTAGACTTAGTTTTTTTGACAGTGTTAAAATTAATGATAAAGAGTATTATATAGGTTCATTTTCTATTATTAATTCAATAAAAGAGATTACAAAAAAATCTATAATAGATTCAATTAAAACACAAAAGTTTAATATTTGGTTTTATGATTTAATAACTCAAGATACATTTAATTTTGAAAATAATAAAAAGATAGAAAAATCAAATGTTTTACTAAAAGATAAAGAAGATAATGAATCTTATGAAATACTAGAACATTATTTTACCGATTATGAATATAATGAAAAATTTAAAAACTATGTATACCTTTATAATAAATATAATTTTATAATAAGTGTATTTTATGATAAAAAAATTATCGAATATAAATTAAAAGATATTATCTTTGATATTAAAAATGATTATAGAAATTTATTCTCGAAAGTTTTTATTATTATTTTGGTAGTTAGTGCAATACTTATATTATTTACATATATATTTTCAAATTTCATTAAAACAATTTTTAATGAATATAATGATGAACTTAAAACAAAAACTTTATCATTAGAACATTGGAAAAAAAGATTTGAGTTGGCAATTATTGCGTCAAATGATGGCCTTTGGGATATTAACTTTAAAACTAAGAAGATTTATTTTTCAGATAAATGGCTTGAAATGTTTGGATATAAAAGAAATGAAATACATACTTTTGCTAATTGGTTCAATTTAATTCATAATGAAGATAAAAATAAGGTTGAACAATTATTTGATAAAATATTTGCAAAAGTTGATGATACAATTGTATGTGAATATAGACTTAAAACAAAAAATGATGATTTTAAATGGGTCTTAGCCCGTGGTAAATCATTTTATGATGAATCTGGTAATTTAGATCGTATGCTTATGATGTCAATGGATATTGATAAAAATAAAAGAATGAAAAAAGAACTTCTTGATATTGAGTTATTAGTAGAAGATGGAAAGATTGTAATTTTTAAATTATTTAATGACAAAAACTTAAGTATAAAGTATATATCAAATAGTATTAAAACTTTTGGCTTTAATAAAAAAGATTTTGAAAACAAAGAATTGAATTTTATGAATTTAATTTATAAAGAAGATATTAATAAAGTAAAAGTAGCTATTTATGCTGCCTTAAAAAAAGATTTGTCAAACTTTACCTTTGTATGTAGAATAATAAATGCAGCAAATGAAATTAAGTGGATTTCAAGTAGAGTAATACTAATAAAAGATCATTCAGGGGAGGTAAGTCATTTTTATGGATATATAAATGATATTACAAAAATAAAAGTTAGCCAAGAAGAATTAAAATTAAAAGTTGAAGTAGAAGTAAATAAAAATAGGCAAAAAGATAGAATTTTAATTCAGCAAAGTAAATTAGCTTCAATGGGAGAAATGCTTGGAAATATTTCACATCAATGGCGACAACCATTAAACAATGTATCTTTAATTCTTCATTTTTTAAGAGATAATTATAAAAATGAAAAAGTAAGTGAAGAAAAGTTAGATAAATTTATGCGAAAAGCAAATAAGAATATTGAGTACATGAGTGAAACAATTGATGATTTTAGAAATTTTTATAAACCATCAAAAGTTAAAAATAAGTTTTCAATTAAAGAGTGTATTGACTCCTTATTATATATGGTAAAAAATCAATACGAGATAGAAAATATAAAAATAGAGTTTAAATATGAAGATATTGAAATTATAAATTATGAAAATGAATTAAAACAATCTTTATTGAATATTTTAAACAATGCAAAAGATGCAATACTATTACGAAAAGAAAAAGAAAAATTTGATGCAATAATTAATATTAATACAATCCTTGTAGAAGATAAGGTAAAAATTGAAATCTCAAATAATGGTGGTATCATTAACAATGATATTATGGATAAAATTTTTGAACCATACTTTACTACAAAGTTTGAAACACAAGGTACAGGAATTGGTCTTTATATGACAAAGGCTATTATTGAAACAAATATGAAAGGTAAAATAGAAGTAGTAAATATTAATAGTGGTGTGAAGTTTATAATCACATTAGATATATAA
- a CDS encoding tautomerase family protein has translation MPVINVKMTEEDGGATKEQKEQLSKGITELFASIFNGRGASSAVVIIEEINTDNYAIGGKTVSKIREDSKS, from the coding sequence ATGCCAGTAATTAACGTAAAAATGACAGAAGAAGACGGTGGAGCTACAAAAGAACAAAAAGAACAGCTTTCAAAAGGTATTACAGAACTATTTGCAAGTATTTTTAATGGACGAGGTGCTTCTAGTGCTGTAGTTATAATAGAAGAGATAAACACTGATAACTATGCAATTGGTGGTAAAACAGTCAGTAAAATAAGAGAGGATTCTAAAAGCTAA
- a CDS encoding DUF711 family protein: MSNEIYKNKNLCKVRTITTFLTLQKDKNTWEKELLEACDFCEELSTKFIEEKYVVQSIRIVTNAFGEYLDTSSISSAKKDLELISSILDKSRTSLRIRFAIGEAKTFDEVDLLPELILAFGDLANACVNISLDENEILDNDLIVQSVKAVKKISKITPRGEGNFNFTVNFNCKPFIPYFPASYHNSNLENSYVLGLETPDLLVEVLKEFNEKNPRLSHNDAMASYSRILKEALSYHCKNIKNILDKFEEKNENKTSFVFKGIDSSAAPSKNCSSMVEVYKQMGLDSFGRSGTVEISSLLTKVFKSVKELPLVGFSGLMLAVVEDEGLALGTINKDFDIRTLLTNSAICGIGLDTVPIEGNTTNKKIEQIMRDTGTMAYRLNKPLTVRLFPVPDLKEGDITKFESDDLCNSAVLALP, encoded by the coding sequence ATGTCAAACGAGATTTACAAAAATAAAAATTTATGTAAAGTAAGAACAATTACAACTTTTCTTACTTTACAAAAAGATAAAAATACATGGGAAAAAGAACTTCTTGAAGCTTGTGATTTTTGCGAAGAGTTAAGCACAAAATTTATAGAAGAAAAATATGTAGTTCAATCTATTAGAATTGTAACAAATGCTTTTGGAGAATATTTAGATACATCTAGTATTTCAAGTGCTAAAAAAGATTTAGAATTGATTTCAAGTATTTTAGATAAAAGTCGTACAAGTTTACGAATTAGATTTGCAATAGGTGAAGCAAAAACTTTTGATGAGGTAGATTTACTTCCTGAATTGATATTAGCCTTTGGAGATTTAGCGAATGCTTGTGTAAATATATCATTAGATGAAAATGAAATTTTAGATAATGATTTAATTGTTCAATCAGTAAAAGCAGTGAAAAAAATATCAAAAATTACACCAAGAGGTGAGGGTAACTTTAACTTTACTGTTAATTTTAACTGTAAACCTTTTATTCCATATTTCCCTGCTTCATATCATAATAGCAATTTAGAAAACTCTTATGTTTTAGGTTTAGAAACTCCTGATTTATTAGTTGAAGTTTTAAAAGAATTTAATGAAAAAAATCCTAGACTTTCACATAATGATGCAATGGCTTCATATTCAAGAATTTTAAAAGAAGCTCTCTCTTATCATTGTAAAAATATAAAAAATATTTTAGATAAGTTTGAAGAAAAAAACGAAAATAAAACATCATTTGTATTTAAAGGAATTGATTCATCAGCAGCACCTTCAAAAAATTGCTCATCAATGGTAGAAGTATATAAACAAATGGGATTAGACTCTTTTGGAAGAAGTGGAACAGTTGAAATATCGTCTTTATTAACAAAGGTATTTAAAAGTGTAAAAGAACTTCCTTTAGTTGGGTTTTCCGGTCTTATGTTGGCAGTTGTTGAAGATGAAGGATTAGCTCTTGGAACTATAAATAAAGATTTTGATATTAGAACACTACTTACAAATAGTGCGATATGTGGAATAGGATTAGATACAGTTCCAATTGAGGGAAATACAACAAATAAAAAAATTGAACAAATAATGAGAGATACTGGAACTATGGCTTATAGATTAAATAAACCTTTAACAGTTAGATTATTTCCTGTTCCTGATTTAAAAGAGGGTGATATTACAAAATTTGAAAGTGATGATTTATGTAATAGTGCAGTATTAGCTCTACCATAA
- a CDS encoding GNAT family N-acetyltransferase, with protein sequence MELKIAQTKDIENILKLHAKYQLATIKEEDKKDGFVTTAFEKEQLADIIEQEQGIFIAVENDEVQGYVMSASWQYWSKWPMFAFMVKDLPNLNYLGKTLTIDNSYQYGPVCIDKSVRGSGLLEKLFDFALDSMSKRYEILVTFVNVINERSYQAHKRKLGLDVIQEFEFNNNRYYEMVYDTSKRVLS encoded by the coding sequence ATGGAACTAAAAATAGCCCAAACTAAAGATATTGAAAATATATTAAAATTACATGCAAAATACCAATTAGCAACTATAAAAGAAGAAGATAAAAAAGATGGTTTTGTAACAACTGCTTTTGAAAAAGAACAGTTAGCTGATATTATTGAACAAGAGCAAGGAATATTTATAGCAGTAGAAAACGATGAGGTTCAAGGATATGTAATGTCTGCTTCTTGGCAGTATTGGTCAAAATGGCCTATGTTTGCTTTTATGGTAAAAGACTTACCAAATCTAAACTACTTAGGAAAAACTCTGACAATAGATAATTCATACCAATATGGACCTGTTTGTATTGATAAAAGTGTAAGAGGTAGTGGATTACTTGAAAAACTTTTTGATTTTGCATTGGATTCAATGTCAAAGAGATATGAAATCCTTGTAACTTTTGTAAATGTAATCAATGAGCGTTCATATCAAGCACACAAAAGAAAACTTGGTCTTGATGTTATTCAAGAGTTTGAATTTAACAATAATAGATATTATGAAATGGTTTATGATACATCTAAAAGAGTATTGAGTTAA
- a CDS encoding Crp/Fnr family transcriptional regulator: protein MNIEKQFDILYPILNNKSPLSIESWNKAKVYFKTKTLKQGEHLFLMEDKVEDFYFLIHGLARYYYLTVDGKEFNKSFAEKQGHLLSSISSVSYGIGSPFSVELLSDFTTLYIGYKDLLQLGKENAQWNDLLLRIYEDLIIKKEKREADFLLLDARGRYEKFLEDYSMIEDVVPNYHIASYLGITSVALSRIRKEMKINIG, encoded by the coding sequence ATGAACATAGAAAAACAATTTGATATCTTATATCCAATACTAAATAATAAATCCCCACTTTCAATAGAATCATGGAATAAAGCAAAAGTATATTTTAAAACTAAAACTTTAAAACAAGGTGAACATCTTTTTTTAATGGAAGATAAAGTTGAAGATTTTTACTTTTTGATTCACGGACTTGCCAGATATTATTATCTAACAGTTGATGGAAAAGAATTTAATAAATCCTTTGCAGAAAAACAAGGACATTTATTAAGCAGTATTTCTTCTGTCTCATATGGAATAGGTTCTCCTTTTAGTGTTGAACTTTTATCTGATTTCACTACTTTATATATTGGATATAAAGATTTATTGCAATTAGGAAAGGAAAATGCACAATGGAATGATTTACTTTTGAGAATATATGAAGACTTAATTATTAAAAAAGAAAAAAGAGAAGCTGATTTTTTACTTTTAGATGCAAGAGGAAGATATGAAAAATTCTTGGAAGACTATTCTATGATAGAAGATGTTGTTCCCAATTATCATATTGCTTCATATTTAGGAATTACAAGTGTTGCACTATCAAGAATACGAAAAGAGATGAAAATTAACATAGGTTAA